One Candidatus Obscuribacterales bacterium DNA segment encodes these proteins:
- the speD gene encoding adenosylmethionine decarboxylase, with protein MFGPHLILEAYGCPTELLADVSRISQILDDYPEQLQMTKIMPPYVFKYQGTVPEDWGVSGVVMIAESHISIHTFAEKGFVVLDIFSCKEFDVEAAIEKFAGVFKPQSYEKRLLQRGYHFPKDMNKVTKIIDKDRVRFAHAQ; from the coding sequence ATGTTTGGACCACACTTGATATTGGAAGCTTACGGATGCCCAACAGAACTTTTGGCAGACGTCAGCCGCATAAGTCAAATACTTGACGATTACCCTGAGCAATTACAGATGACGAAGATAATGCCTCCGTATGTCTTTAAGTATCAGGGAACAGTTCCGGAAGATTGGGGTGTAAGTGGCGTGGTGATGATCGCCGAGTCGCACATCTCTATTCATACCTTTGCCGAGAAGGGCTTTGTAGTTCTCGATATCTTTTCCTGCAAGGAATTTGATGTCGAAGCTGCCATTGAGAAGTTTGCCGGCGTATTCAAGCCGCAAAGCTATGAAAAGCGTCTCTTGCAGCGTGGCTATCACTTCCCGAAGGACATGAACAAAGTCACAAAGATTATCGATAAAGACCGCGTTCGCTTCGCCCACGCGCAGTAA
- the mtnA gene encoding S-methyl-5-thioribose-1-phosphate isomerase: protein MSFDATYKKGSGESLVPSVMPIRVVDGRIVLLDQRKIPEAVEDFDATALQDMCFAIKDMVVRGAPSIGVAGALGLAWEAKRLAEASVGHERFLASVAEARNTLEKTRPTAVNLRWGLERIHRFAEEKDASVGTIADKMCADAEGMIVEHFNINKRLSDFGAQLVGKKAGVLTHCNAGSLATCGWGTALGVILSARLNGSDLTVYTAETRPRQQGLRLTAWELLQDGFEPIIVTDSMVGHLMSEGKIDLVVVGADRIATNGDTANKIGTYNLAVLANYHKIPFYVAAPLSTIDPLIASGVEIPIEEREADEVIQLHGQLMAPRGAKVYNPAFDVTPANLISAIITEAGVLRSFYQQSIKEALRELVG from the coding sequence ATGTCCTTTGATGCGACTTACAAAAAGGGATCAGGCGAAAGCCTGGTCCCTTCTGTTATGCCTATTCGCGTTGTCGATGGGCGGATAGTGCTGCTTGACCAGCGCAAAATTCCTGAGGCGGTTGAAGATTTCGATGCTACAGCGCTTCAGGACATGTGTTTTGCCATCAAGGATATGGTTGTGCGCGGAGCGCCTTCAATTGGCGTTGCCGGGGCTCTAGGGCTTGCCTGGGAGGCTAAGCGCCTGGCTGAAGCAAGCGTGGGACATGAACGATTTTTGGCAAGTGTTGCCGAAGCAAGAAATACTCTTGAAAAAACAAGGCCGACAGCTGTTAATTTGCGATGGGGACTAGAACGCATTCATCGATTTGCCGAAGAGAAAGACGCAAGTGTCGGGACTATTGCCGATAAGATGTGTGCAGATGCTGAAGGCATGATCGTTGAGCATTTCAATATCAATAAGCGCTTAAGTGATTTCGGTGCACAGCTTGTCGGCAAAAAAGCAGGAGTGCTGACTCATTGCAACGCGGGATCACTAGCTACTTGCGGTTGGGGCACCGCTTTGGGTGTTATTCTTTCTGCGCGTTTAAATGGCTCTGACTTGACTGTTTATACTGCCGAAACAAGACCCAGGCAACAGGGCTTGCGTCTTACTGCGTGGGAATTATTGCAAGATGGTTTCGAGCCAATAATAGTCACTGATTCAATGGTCGGACACTTGATGTCTGAGGGAAAAATTGATCTGGTTGTAGTAGGAGCAGACCGAATTGCCACCAATGGTGATACCGCAAATAAAATTGGTACTTATAATCTTGCGGTACTGGCAAATTATCACAAAATCCCTTTCTATGTTGCAGCGCCTTTGTCAACAATTGATCCACTTATTGCAAGTGGAGTTGAGATACCAATTGAAGAACGTGAAGCTGACGAAGTTATTCAGCTTCATGGGCAATTGATGGCACCACGAGGTGCCAAGGTTTACAACCCGGCATTTGATGTGACTCCGGCTAATCTAATTTCTGCAATCATTACCGAGGCCGGAGTACTAAGGAGTTTCTATCAGCAGTCAATTAAAGAAGCGCTGCGCGAGTTGGTTGGCTGA